AGCCGGGTTTGACCTTGAAACGGTTCATCGTCAGATACATCGGGTCCCTTCCCTGTTTCGGCGCGTGACTGGCCTTTCGGCGCAGTTCAGGGCATGAAGGCATAAAGTGCAAGCGGCAGGGAATGACAAATGCGTCTGTTCGTGGGGCTGGGCAATCCGGGTGCGAAATATGCGGGCAACCGGCATAATATCGGTTTCATGGCCGTCGACCGGATCGCCGCGGATCACGGGTTCTCCCCCTGGCGCGCCAAGTTCCAGGGCCAGATGGCAGAGGGGCGGCTGGGCCCCGAAAAGGTCGTCCTGCTGAAGCCGGAAACCTTCATGAACCGCTCCGGCGATGCGGTGCAGGCGGCGGTGCAGTTCTACAAGCTGACCCCCGCCGACGTGACGGTCTTCCACGACGAACTGGACCTCGCCCCCGGCAAATGTCGCGTCAAGGCAGGTGGCGGGCATGCGGGGCATAACGGCCTGCGCTCCATCCACGCGCATCTCGGCCCCGATTACGGCCGCGTGCGGCTGGGCATCGGGCATCCGGGCCACAAGGACCGGGTGTCGGGTTACGTGCTGTCGGATTTCGCCAAGGCGGATCAGGACTGGCTGGACGATCTGATGCGGGGGATTTCCAACGGCGCCGCGAACCTTGCCGGCGGCGATACGGCGCGGTTCCTGAACGCGGTGGCCCTGCGGGTGGCGCCACCGCGCAGTTCGACCACGGCCCCGAAATCGAAGCCCAAGGAGAAACCCGAGGCGAAGACTGGCGTTGAGGACGCAGTGGACGACCGCTCACCGCTTCAGAAACTGGCCGACCGCTTCCGATAGGAGAGACCATGCCCAATGACAAAGTCCCATCGGTCAATGTGCTGGGCGGCACGCTCACGCCCTGCTCGACCGCGCCCATGACCGGGTTCTTCCGCAATGGCCTGTGCGACACCGGCCCGCAGGACACCGGCAGCCACACTGTCTGTGCCGTGATGACCGCCGAATTCCTCGCCTACTCCAAATATGTCGGCAATGACCTGTCCACCCCGCGGCCGGAATTCGGCTTTCCGGGCCTGAAACCGGGCGACCGTTGGTGCCTGTGCGCCAGCCGGTTCCTTCAGGCCCATGACGAGGGCTGCGCCCCGCAGGTCGACCTCAGCGCGACGCATGAGGCCGCCTGCGACGTCATTCCGCTGGCTGTCCTGACAGACTATGGTCTGCCCCACCGGTGACGACAGACATCAGGCTATCATCGAACAACCCGTCGATGAAAAGGCTCAGAAGCTGGGCCCGCCCGCTGACGCCGGCCTTGCGATAGATCGCGGCCGTCTGGGCCTTGACCGTCCCTTCAGAGGTCGAGCGCACCCCGGCGATTTCACGCGTCGACAGCCCCTTGATCAGGAACAGCGCCACATCGCGTTCGGCCGGTGTCAGATCCCACTGGTCGAAACGTTCCGACACGATCTCCATGAACGCGCCCGACGCGCGGCGCAGCCGATCCTCCGCATGCTGACGCGCCCGCAAGGACCGCAGGAACAATGTCGCCGTCACGGCCATCCCAAGCCCCAACCCGAGGACAGCGCCAATCTGGATCAGTTCATAAAGCGTCCATGGAATCGGCGGGGTCTGCAGACCAAGCACGCTTGACATGATGTCATAAATGAAAAAGCCAGCGCAGCAGGTCTGAAGCGCAAGTAGCACAAAGAAAGCAATTCGATCAGTCACACAGCGCCCCGGCTAGTCGTTATCGGGCGGCGGGCCCGGGGGCGGGGAACCCGGCGGTGGCGCGCGGTCTGGCGGCTCGCGCCCAGGCGGCGGACCATCCGGCGGGGCACCACCGGGCGGCTGGGGCGCATCGCTTTGCGAACTACCCCCGGACACGGTGCGATCAGCCGACCGTCTTCCCTTGGCATCGTTCGTCCGGTGGCGTGTCACGGTATTTTCGGGCCCGTACGTAATGTCGCGGATCACCCCGTTGCGGTCGAAAACGATCTCTCGCGTGCTCGACGGACCATACGCCACAATTCTCGTCCGGCGAAGGAACGTGCGCGAAACCTCGAACCGGGTATATCCCTCTCGCACCATATCAGCGATGGCCGCGTCCCGCAGATCGGTTTGCGCGGTGGCGGCAACCGCCCCCGTAATCCAGCCAACGAAAAGGAGAAGGAATCCGTATCGTGTCATATTGCTATGCGCCAAGGTCCTTCTGAGGTCTGGCAGTCGCATTCCTGATCGTGCTCATACCGAGGCCGGATCGTCTTGTTCAGCATCTTGAGCGAGGCCTTGCCAAACGTGAAGGTTGTGATCGTCAGGGTCGTGGTCATCGTCGCGGTCATCGACATCACGGTGGTCGTTTTCATGGTCCGCGCCCTGATCATGGCGCTTTTCTCCGGAGTTGTCATCGGGCCCGCGATCCTTTTTCTGGATAGGGCCGCCGCGTGCCAGCAAGGGAAGAAGAGGTGAGACTAGGGTAATGTGCCGCTCAGACCGCTGGGGGATATGATCTGAACGCCTCCTCTTCTTCTTGCAGCCAACTCGTCTACCGGACCGATAACTCTGTCACTGGTTTCCGCAACAACGGAGAAACGAGCTTTACGCGGCGGCCAAGCGCCATGATGACGCCTGCCCCCCGATTAGCCGGTCATCGCCGCTGCGATCTATACGCCAGAGGTTTGTTCCCACCCCGGTAAACCCTCGAAATAAGTATATAAACTTTGGTTTAGGGCGAAAAAGACGGGATTCCGGCGCATAACCCGGATCGGTTGGCCGATCCGAGTCGCTTCTTCAGATGTCGAAGCCCAGATGCTGCGCCACGGTAAAGATATCCTTGTCGCCGCGCCCACACATGTTCATGCAGATCAGGTGATCGGCGGGCAGATCGGGCGCGATCTTGGCCACATGGGCCAGCGCGTGCGACGGTTCCAGCGCGGGAATGATGCCCTCGGTCTCACAGGACAACTGGAAGGCGGCCAGCGCCTCCTTGTCGGTGATCGACACATACTCCGCCCGGCCGGTTTCGTGCAGCCAGGAATGTTCCGGCCCGATTCCGGGATAGTCGAGGCCCGCGGAAATAGAGTGCCCCTCCAGGATCTGCCCGTCCTCATCCTGTAGCAGATAGGTCCGGTTGCCATGCAGCACGCCGGGGCGGCCGCCGGTCAGGCTGGCGCAGTGTTCCATCTTCTCGTCCACACCCTTGCCCCCGGCCTCCACGCCGATGATCCGGACAGAGGGGTCGTCGAGGAAGGGATAGAACAGGCCCATCGCGTTCGACCCGCCGCCGATGGCCGCGATGATCGTGTCGGGCAGACGGTCCTCGGCGGCCATCATCTGCTCTTTCGCTTCCTTGCCGATGATCGACTGGAAGTCGCGCACCATCGCCGGATAGGGATGCGGCCCCGCCACCGTGCCAATGCAG
The genomic region above belongs to Rhodovulum sp. P5 and contains:
- the pth gene encoding aminoacyl-tRNA hydrolase, coding for MRLFVGLGNPGAKYAGNRHNIGFMAVDRIAADHGFSPWRAKFQGQMAEGRLGPEKVVLLKPETFMNRSGDAVQAAVQFYKLTPADVTVFHDELDLAPGKCRVKAGGGHAGHNGLRSIHAHLGPDYGRVRLGIGHPGHKDRVSGYVLSDFAKADQDWLDDLMRGISNGAANLAGGDTARFLNAVALRVAPPRSSTTAPKSKPKEKPEAKTGVEDAVDDRSPLQKLADRFR
- a CDS encoding DUF2237 family protein, whose product is MPNDKVPSVNVLGGTLTPCSTAPMTGFFRNGLCDTGPQDTGSHTVCAVMTAEFLAYSKYVGNDLSTPRPEFGFPGLKPGDRWCLCASRFLQAHDEGCAPQVDLSATHEAACDVIPLAVLTDYGLPHR
- a CDS encoding helix-turn-helix transcriptional regulator; the encoded protein is MSSVLGLQTPPIPWTLYELIQIGAVLGLGLGMAVTATLFLRSLRARQHAEDRLRRASGAFMEIVSERFDQWDLTPAERDVALFLIKGLSTREIAGVRSTSEGTVKAQTAAIYRKAGVSGRAQLLSLFIDGLFDDSLMSVVTGGADHSLSGQPAE
- the trpB gene encoding tryptophan synthase subunit beta codes for the protein MAEDLINSFMTGPDESGRFGIFGGRFVSETLMPLILELEAQYEHAKTDQSFWDEMNHLWTHYVGRPSPLYFAERLTDRLGGAKIYFKRDELNHTGAHKINNVLGQLLLARRMGKTRIIAETGAGQHGVATATVCAKFGMKCVVYMGAHDVERQKPNVFRMRLLGAEVIPVTSGRGTLKDAMNDALRDWVTNVRDTFYCIGTVAGPHPYPAMVRDFQSIIGKEAKEQMMAAEDRLPDTIIAAIGGGSNAMGLFYPFLDDPSVRIIGVEAGGKGVDEKMEHCASLTGGRPGVLHGNRTYLLQDEDGQILEGHSISAGLDYPGIGPEHSWLHETGRAEYVSITDKEALAAFQLSCETEGIIPALEPSHALAHVAKIAPDLPADHLICMNMCGRGDKDIFTVAQHLGFDI